A portion of the Bacteroidales bacterium genome contains these proteins:
- a CDS encoding ice-binding family protein has protein sequence MAEHRNPALKSGVSYLFSLITIEEFMKIYTTNAVSFLSRWTHFVGVSRKAGLTAVLPLFLLIAGCKKEDTVVGPTPIVIPLQTTVQATVNLQSTAGFVILAGNLGGLTLTPGLYKSSGSLEISSGNLTFDAKGDANAVL, from the coding sequence ATGGCTGAACATCGAAACCCCGCTCTCAAGAGCGGGGTTTCTTATTTATTTTCACTAATCACTATAGAGGAATTTATGAAGATTTATACAACAAATGCAGTAAGTTTTTTAAGCCGATGGACGCATTTCGTCGGTGTCTCGCGAAAAGCGGGACTGACCGCTGTATTACCCTTGTTTCTTTTGATAGCGGGTTGTAAAAAAGAGGATACTGTAGTAGGTCCAACACCAATAGTCATACCTCTTCAAACTACCGTGCAGGCAACGGTCAACCTTCAATCAACCGCAGGTTTTGTGATTCTTGCCGGAAATCTCGGTGGGCTGACACTCACACCCGGGCTCTATAAATCCAGTGGATCACTTGAAATATCGTCAGGTAATCTCACCTTCGATGCCAAGGGGGATGCAAATGCTGTTTTATAA
- a CDS encoding ice-binding family protein, producing MGTSTVPLNYKSGLAVVDLGVAGDFAILSYAGITNTGPTSITGDVGASPITGASMTGFETVALVGTIYTVDAAGPLGYVTNPILLTQAMIDLTTAYNDAAGRTVNPIGVAGNLGGQTLPPGLYKSTSSLEISSGDLTLDAQGDANAVWIFQIASSFNMTSGRQVFLIGGAQASNIFWQVGSAATFGTTAVMKGTIMAYANITFATGASLEGRALARTESVTLDANAIVKPTP from the coding sequence ATGGGGACTTCGACAGTTCCCCTCAACTACAAATCAGGTCTGGCAGTGGTTGATCTTGGGGTTGCGGGCGATTTTGCAATTCTGTCGTACGCTGGAATCACCAATACCGGTCCTACGAGTATTACCGGAGATGTTGGAGCGAGTCCTATCACCGGTGCTTCCATGACCGGATTTGAGACAGTAGCTTTAGTCGGAACGATCTACACGGTTGACGCTGCCGGTCCTTTAGGTTACGTGACAAATCCTATTTTGTTAACTCAGGCAATGATTGATTTAACGACTGCATATAACGATGCCGCAGGACGAACAGTAAATCCTATCGGTGTAGCCGGGAATCTTGGCGGACAAACACTTCCCCCGGGACTTTATAAATCCACCAGCTCGCTTGAAATATCGTCAGGCGATCTTACGCTCGATGCTCAAGGCGACGCGAATGCTGTTTGGATTTTTCAAATAGCATCCAGTTTCAATATGACATCCGGTCGCCAAGTTTTCCTAATCGGCGGCGCACAGGCTTCCAACATTTTTTGGCAAGTCGGCAGTGCGGCAACTTTTGGAACAACTGCTGTAATGAAGGGAACCATCATGGCTTATGCAAACATTACGTTTGCTACAGGCGCATCTTTGGAAGGCAGAGCATTGGCGAGAACTGAGTCGGTTACATTAGACGCCAATGCCATTGTAAAGCCTACGCCGTAA
- a CDS encoding ice-binding family protein, producing MATVPLADASNFAVLAGSAVTSTGAATVTGDLGLSPGTSVGGFPPGIFVGTQHINDINSNQAKLDLTAAHNDADGRTSTDIVTLSGNIGGLTLTPGLYKSTSLLAISSGDLTFDAKGNASAVFIIQIASTLTTTSGRKVILSGGALASNIFWQRVSKNRWSYYGRQYHCETVNICRMKRALLIKQRFFFIC from the coding sequence CTGGCGACAGTACCACTTGCCGATGCATCCAACTTCGCGGTTCTTGCGGGCTCAGCAGTTACCAGCACAGGAGCAGCAACAGTCACTGGCGACCTTGGACTAAGTCCGGGTACTTCGGTGGGTGGGTTTCCTCCCGGGATATTTGTTGGGACACAACACATCAATGATATTAACTCCAATCAGGCGAAACTTGATTTAACCGCAGCACATAATGATGCTGACGGACGAACCAGCACAGATATAGTAACACTGTCGGGAAATATCGGGGGACTTACGCTTACCCCCGGGCTTTATAAGTCAACTTCCTTGCTGGCTATATCATCAGGCGACCTGACTTTTGATGCAAAGGGAAATGCGAGTGCCGTTTTCATTATACAGATAGCATCCACACTCACCACCACATCAGGACGAAAAGTTATCCTCAGCGGAGGAGCATTGGCCTCCAACATTTTTTGGCAGAGGGTTAGCAAGAACCGGTGGAGTTACTATGGCAGGCAATACCATTGTGAAACAGTAAATATTTGCAGGATGAAAAGAGCGTTGCTTATTAAGCAGCGCTTTTTTTTTATCTGTTAG
- a CDS encoding response regulator: MTNEKKILLFLVDDDALFLKSLEIEFLQNADFTLETFATGEICMENLSHNPDVIILDYHLDGIDKNAMNGIEILDKIKAFNPDIPVVMLSSQDKIDVAISCMHHRAFDYVVKSETAFIRLQKIITTIFRYKKMEKELNWYMERM; this comes from the coding sequence ATGACGAACGAAAAAAAAATACTACTTTTTCTTGTTGATGATGATGCATTGTTTTTAAAGTCATTAGAAATTGAATTCCTCCAAAATGCCGATTTTACCCTTGAAACATTTGCGACAGGCGAAATTTGCATGGAGAATTTATCACACAACCCTGATGTGATCATTTTAGATTATCATCTTGATGGCATTGATAAAAACGCGATGAACGGAATAGAAATATTAGATAAAATAAAAGCGTTCAATCCAGATATTCCCGTTGTGATGCTATCCTCCCAGGATAAAATTGACGTGGCAATAAGCTGCATGCATCACAGGGCATTTGATTATGTTGTGAAAAGCGAAACCGCCTTCATACGTTTGCAAAAAATCATCACTACTATTTTCCGTTACAAAAAAATGGAAAAGGAATTGAATTGGTATATGGAGAGGATGTAA